The DNA region ATCAGAAAATTTTGGCAGTTTAAACCAAAACCAAAGAGTTTCAAAAAAATGAGAAAGAACAAGTCCCGCAATCAAAGCAGCTAATAAAAAAATGAAGCTCAGAAGTTTTTTCTTCATATATTAATTTTTCTGTCCTTCAATAATTCCCATTCTTTTGCTTTAAGAAGCTGCAGGGGAGACAGGCATCGAACCTGCAACCCCCGGTTTTGGAGACCGGTGCTCTGCCAATTGAGCTACTCCCCTAAAATTTTGCGCCGGCAAAATTTTCCCGAAGAACGAAAAACGTGAACGACATGGCGCAAAATTCGTTCTTCGTTTTTCGATCACGTTCTTTGAACATCACTTCGTTTCCTTATGTGCTGTACGTCTCCGACAAAATGGACAATATTTTTTAATTTCAAGACGCTCTGTTGTCTTGCTTTTATTTTTTGTGGTCGAATAATTTCGTCGCTTACATTCGCCACACGCTAATTGAATAATAATACGCATACGCACATCCTCTTTAAGTTAAGCAATAATATCGGTAACGACACCAGCGCCGACGGTACGACCACCTTCTCTCACCGCAAATCTCACTTCCTTCTCAAGCGCTATCGGACTGA from Deltaproteobacteria bacterium RIFCSPHIGHO2_02_FULL_44_16 includes:
- a CDS encoding 50S ribosomal protein L33: MRIIIQLACGECKRRNYSTTKNKSKTTERLEIKKYCPFCRRRTAHKETK